Proteins found in one Muntiacus reevesi chromosome 2, mMunRee1.1, whole genome shotgun sequence genomic segment:
- the ASXL1 gene encoding polycomb group protein ASXL1 isoform X2 → MKDKQKRKKERTWAEAARLVLENYSDAPMTPKQILQVIEAEGLKEMRSGTSPLACLNAMLHSNSRGGEGLFYKLPGRISLFTLKKDALQWSRSPAVVEGEEPEDTADVESCGSNETSTVSGENDVSLDETSSNASCSTESQSRPLSNPKDSYRASSQANKQKKKTGVMLPRVVLTPLKVNGAHVESASGFSGRHADGESGSPSSSSGGSPALGSAAIRGQAELARDPAPLLRGFRKPATGQMKRNRGEEIDFETPGSILVNTNLRALINSRTFHALPSHFQQQLLFLLPEVDRQVGTDGLLRLSSSALNNEFFTHAAQSWRERLADGEFTHEMQVRIRQEMEKEKKVEQWKEKFFEDYYGQKLGLTKEESLQQNVGQEEVEIKSDLHVSESTRPQRGPATRQRDGHFKKRSRPDLRTRARRNLYKRQEPEQAEIAKDTQSVAPDIPLHKDGEAKTDATGVGSPHPPGMSSAASNPESPEFPAETVASRLQPSPNDPARVSASPDRIPSLPQETVDLEPKDQKRKSFEQATSASFPEKKPRLEDRQSFRNTIESVHAEKPQPTKEEPKVPPIRIQLSRIKPPWVVKGQPTYQICPRIVPITESSCRGWTGARTLADIKARALQVRGARGHHCHREAATTAIGGGGGPGGGGGGATDEGGGRGGGSGDGGAARGHPEPRGAPGAPGECASDLQRTQLLPPCPLNGDHAQAETAMSRARREDLASLRKETSCPLQRVPDGPNSGLEDASQLPIAPTRDPPCQALPPLPSRVPEPERLVEHLVMHPEGRTECESATTAWERGDEEPAPTVPSENSPVQALAGPVGVEEGTDQAPDSGSNPTMKDPVNMTPSSIPESSLASCLQDRPFDDESELGDSGPPTRESASRQENLKTEAPVSPGAAPWRPGLSNDEAGGQPEPDSREEVPSVKSQVREEWGKVDPLIPASPVSQAEEGLDLPGHLASLWTVHSGCVDSSGSDCRQLEGEKPRINGDSEALSPHSESTDTASDFEGHFSEDSSEPEPSETLGPKRSSAVEQGEKHNWNRCASLSKVNGDLNLVTRTDGMVAPQSWVSRVCAVPPKIPDSLLLASPEYQPRPVSLGRPVSSVEAANPLVMQLLQGHLPLKKVLPPAHGGSKPEPPRLPLTAEQSPGGSLGLGSLQDPGENRCEVGKSSPESLLPESCEASTGFARLEASQAPGAPLKMSKNALSLDSLYPVTNPVAASGKAEVDFKEQLPPFSFEDQKEDRDLTQCSISSAAPGVSPGNLTTSRAPLFSSPNAAVSSGPDQAGRALGDQNSAGGQGKKLFGSKNAAAAIQCPRLVEPTPLPAEAPPAFPNRKSGPGQTSLSDGVQTAREDWAPKPPPASVGSIKSEKTLGGGPLKVDAENRKAVGSGPRELVDHLQGMPFVLDLPFWKLPREPGKGLSQPLEPSSIPSQLNIKQAFYGKLSKLQLSSTSFNYSSGSPPFPKGLAGSVVQLSHKANFGASRSASLSLQMFADSGAVESISLQCACSLKAMIMCQGCGAFCHDDCIGPSKLCVLCLVVR, encoded by the exons AAGGATGCCTTGCAGTGGTCTCGCAGTCCAGCCGTGGTGGAGGGAGAGGAGCCAGAGGACACAGCTGATGTGGAGAGTTGTGGGTCTAATGAAACCAGCACTGTGAGTGGTGAAAACGATG TTTCTCTTGATGAAACATCTTCTAATGCTTCCTGTTCTACGGAATCTCAGAGTCGGCCTCTTTCCAACCCCAAGGACAGCTACAGAGCTTCCTCACAG GCaaacaagcagaagaaaaagacaggGGTAATGCTGCCTCGAGTTGTCCTGACTCCTCTGAAGGTAAACGGGGCCCACGTGGAATCAGCATCAG GGTTCTCGGGCCGCCACGCCGATGGCGAGAGCGGCAGCCCGTCCAGCAGCAGCGGCGGCTCTCCGGCCCTGGGCAGTGCTGCTATCCGTGGCCAGGCCGAGCTCGCCCGGGACCCTGCCCCGCTCCTGAGAGGCTTCCGGAAGCCGGCCACAG GTCAAATGAAGCGCAACAGAGGGGAAGAGATAGATTTTGAGACGCCTGGGTCCATTCTTGTCAACACCAACCTCCGGGCCCTGATCAACTCGCGGACCTTCCATGCCCTGCCGTCCCACTTCCAGCAacagctcctcttcctcctgccagAAGTAGACAGACAG GTGGGGACTGATGGCCTGTTACGTCTCAGCAGCAGTGCGCTGAACAATGAATTTTTCACTCACGCAGCTCAGAGCTGGAGGGAACGCCTGGCTGATG GTGAATTCACTCATGAGATGCAGGTCAGGATACGacaagaaatggagaaggaaaagaaagtggaacaatggaaagaaaagttTTTCGAAGACTACTATGGACAGAA GTTGGGTTTAACCAAAGAAGAGTCATTGCAGCAGAATGTGGGCCAGGAGGAGGTTGAAATCAAGAGTGACCTGCATGTCTCAGAATCAACACGACCGCAGCGTGGCCCAGCTACCCGGCAGCGAGATGGTCATTTCAAGAAACGCTCTCGGCCAGATCTTCGAACCAGAGCCCGAAGGAATTTGTACAAAAGACAGGAGCCAGAACAAGCAGAGATCGCTAAAGACACACAGTCTGTGGCACCAGACATCCCCCTCCACAAGGACGGAGAGGCTAAGACCGACGCAACAGGGGTGGGCAGCCCCCACCCACCTGGCATGTCCTCCGCAGCATCTAACCCAGAGAGTCCCGAATTTCCGGCGGAAACTGTGGCCTCCCGGCTCCAGCCCAGTCCCAACGACCCAGCACGTGTCTCCGCGTCTCCAGACAGAATTCCCAGCTTGCCGCAGGAGACCGTGGATCTGGAACCCAAGGATCAGAAGAGGAAATCCTTTGAGCAGGCAACCTCTGCCTCCTTTCCCGAAAAGAAGCCCCGGCTTGAAGATCGTCAGTCCTTTCGTAACACAATTGAAAGTGTTCACGCCGAAAAGCCACAGCCCACCAAAGAGGAGCCCAAAGTCCCGCCCATCCGG ATTCAACTTTCACGTATCAAACCACCCTGGGTGGTTAAAGGTCAGCCCACTTACCAGATATGTCCCCGCATCGTCCCCATCACGGAGTCCTCCTGCCGGGGCTGGACTGGTGCCAGGACCCTTGCAGACATtaaagcccgtgctctgcaggTCCGAGGGGCGAGAGGCCACCACTGCCATCGAGAGGCGGCCACCACTGCCATCGGAGGTGGGGGTGGCCCGGGTGGAGGTGGCGGCGGGGCCACCGACGAGGGAGGCGGCAGAGGCGGcggcagtggtgatggtggtgcgGCCCGTGGCCACCCTGAGCCCCGGGGAGCCCCGGGTGCCCCTGGAGAGTGTGCGTCAGATCTACAGCGAACACAACTACTGCCGCCTTGTCCTCTAAATGGGGATCATGCTCAGGCTGAAACTGCCATGTCCAGAGCCAGGAGAGAGGACCTGGCTTCTCTCAGAAAGGAGACAAGCTGTCCACTGCAGAGGGTCCCAGATGGCCCCAACAGCGGTCTAGAAGATGCCTCCCAACTCCCTATTGCACCCACTCGGGACCCACCATGCCAGGCTCTGCCCCCACTGCCCTCTAGAGTCCCGGAACCTGAGAGGTTAGTTGAGCACCTTGTCATGCATCCAGAAGGTAGAACTGAATGTGAGTCTGCTACCACTGCCTGGGAAAGGGGTGATGAGGAGCCAGCACCTACGGTCCCCTCAGAGAATAGTCCTGTTCAGGCTCTGGCGGGGCCTGTTGGAGTAGAAGAAGGAACTGACCAGGCTCCAGACAGTGGCAGTAATCCCACCATGAAGGATCCTGTGAACATGACCCCCAGTTCCATCCCCGAATCATCCTTGGCCAGTTGCCTGCAAGACAGACCATTTGATGATGAATCAGAACTTGGTGACTCGGGCCCACCCACAAGGGAAAGTGCTTCTAGACAGGAAAACTTGAAAACGGAGGCTCCTGTCTCCCCTGGTGCTGCTCCTTGGAGGCCTGGCCTGTCAAATGACGAGGCAGGGGGACAGCCTGAACCCGACTCCAGAGAAGAGGTCCCATCCGTTAAGTCCCAGGTCAGAGAAGAGTGGGGGAAAGTGGACCCCCTCATCCCGGCATCACCTGTGAGCCAGGCGGAGGAGGGTCTGGATCTCCCCGGCCACTTGGCTTCACTCTGGACAGTGCACTCCGGCTGTGTTGACAGCAGCGGCAGCGACTGCAGACAGCTGGAAGGTGAAAAGCCCAGAATCAATGGAGACTCGGAAGCTCTGAGTCCTCACAGCGAGTCAACAGACACTGCCTCTGACTTTGAGGGCCACTTCTCCGAGGACAGCAGTGAGCCTGAGCCTAGTGAAACCTTGGGGCCGAAGAGGTCCTCAGCAGTAGAGCAGGGTGAGAAACACAATTGGAACCGCTGTGCCTCACTCTCCAAGGTGAATGGTGACCTGAATCTGGTCACCAGGACAGATGGGATGGTTGCTCCTCAGAGCTGGGTGTCTCGAGTATGTGCAGTTCCCCCAAAGATCCCGGACTCCCTGCTGCTGGCCAGTCCTGAGTACCAGCCGAGGCCTGTGTCCCTGGGCAGGCCTGTGTCCTCAGTGGAGGCTGCTAACCCCCTGGTGATGCAGTTGCTGCAGGGCCACTTGCCCCTCAAAAAGGTTCTCCCTCCAGCCCACGGCGGCAGCAAACCCGAACCCCCACGACTCCCACTTACAGCAGAGCAGAGCCCTGGTGGCTCCCTGGGGCTGGGGTCATTGCAGGATCCTGGGGAGAACAGGTGTGAAGTTGGCAAGAGCAGTCCAGAGTCTCTGCTACCTGAGAGCTGTGAAGCAAGTACCGGCTTTGCCCGACTGgaggccagccaggctcctggggCACCCCTCAAGATGTCCAAGAACGCCCTGAGTTTGGACTCTCTATATCCAGTGACCAATCCAGTGGCTGCCTCTGGGAAAGCAGAAGTGGATTTCAAAGAGCAGTTACCTCCCTTCAGTTTCGAAGATCAGAAGGAAGACCGTGACCTGACCCAGTGCAGTATTTCAAGTGCTGCCCCAGGTGTGAGTCCGGGAAATCTCACTACCTCGAGAGCCCCTCTTTTCTCATCTCCAAATGCGGCGGTCTCCTCGGGTCCTGATCAGGCAGGTCGGGCCCTGGGGGATCAGAACAGTGCGGGAGGCCAAGGGAAGAAGCTCTTTGGCTCCAAGAACGCGGCTGCAGCCATTCAGTGCCCCCGGCTGGTGGAGCCAACACCACTGCCTGCGGAGGCCCCTCCTGCTTTTCCCAATAGGAAGTCAGGGCCAGGCCAAACCTCTCTGTCTGATGGGGtgcagactgccagggaagactGGGCCCCAAAGCCACCGCCTGCTTCTGTTGGCAGCATCAAGAGCGAGAAGACTCTTGGTGGAGGACCTCTCAAGGTGGATGCAGAGAACAGAAAGGCAGTGGGGTCTGGTCCCCGGGAGCTGGTGGATCATTTGCAAGGGATGCCCTTTGTCCTTGATTTGCCCTTCTGGAAATTGCCCCGGGAGCCTGGGAAAGGGCTCAGTCAGCCTCTGGAGCCTTCTTCCATCCCCTCCCAACTCAACATCAAGCAGGCGTTTTATGGGAAGCTTTCCAAACTCCAGCTAAGTTCCACCAGCTTTAATTATTCCTCCGGCTCCCCCCCCTTTCCCAAAGGCCTGGCCGGAAGTGTGgtgcagctgagccacaaagcgAACTTCGGGGCGAGCCGCAGCGCGTCACTGTCCTTGCAGATGTTCGCCGACAGCGGCGCAGTGGAGAGCATCTCGCTGCAGTGCGCCTGCAGCCTGAAGGCCATGATCATGTGCCAGGGCTGCGGCGCCTTCTGTCATGATGACTGTATTGGACCCTCAAAGCTCTGTGTATTGTGCCTTGTGGTGAGATAA
- the ASXL1 gene encoding polycomb group protein ASXL1 isoform X1, protein MKRNRGEEIDFETPGSILVNTNLRALINSRTFHALPSHFQQQLLFLLPEVDRQVGTDGLLRLSSSALNNEFFTHAAQSWRERLADGEFTHEMQVRIRQEMEKEKKVEQWKEKFFEDYYGQKLGLTKEESLQQNVGQEEVEIKSDLHVSESTRPQRGPATRQRDGHFKKRSRPDLRTRARRNLYKRQEPEQAEIAKDTQSVAPDIPLHKDGEAKTDATGVGSPHPPGMSSAASNPESPEFPAETVASRLQPSPNDPARVSASPDRIPSLPQETVDLEPKDQKRKSFEQATSASFPEKKPRLEDRQSFRNTIESVHAEKPQPTKEEPKVPPIRIQLSRIKPPWVVKGQPTYQICPRIVPITESSCRGWTGARTLADIKARALQVRGARGHHCHREAATTAIGGGGGPGGGGGGATDEGGGRGGGSGDGGAARGHPEPRGAPGAPGECASDLQRTQLLPPCPLNGDHAQAETAMSRARREDLASLRKETSCPLQRVPDGPNSGLEDASQLPIAPTRDPPCQALPPLPSRVPEPERLVEHLVMHPEGRTECESATTAWERGDEEPAPTVPSENSPVQALAGPVGVEEGTDQAPDSGSNPTMKDPVNMTPSSIPESSLASCLQDRPFDDESELGDSGPPTRESASRQENLKTEAPVSPGAAPWRPGLSNDEAGGQPEPDSREEVPSVKSQVREEWGKVDPLIPASPVSQAEEGLDLPGHLASLWTVHSGCVDSSGSDCRQLEGEKPRINGDSEALSPHSESTDTASDFEGHFSEDSSEPEPSETLGPKRSSAVEQGEKHNWNRCASLSKVNGDLNLVTRTDGMVAPQSWVSRVCAVPPKIPDSLLLASPEYQPRPVSLGRPVSSVEAANPLVMQLLQGHLPLKKVLPPAHGGSKPEPPRLPLTAEQSPGGSLGLGSLQDPGENRCEVGKSSPESLLPESCEASTGFARLEASQAPGAPLKMSKNALSLDSLYPVTNPVAASGKAEVDFKEQLPPFSFEDQKEDRDLTQCSISSAAPGVSPGNLTTSRAPLFSSPNAAVSSGPDQAGRALGDQNSAGGQGKKLFGSKNAAAAIQCPRLVEPTPLPAEAPPAFPNRKSGPGQTSLSDGVQTAREDWAPKPPPASVGSIKSEKTLGGGPLKVDAENRKAVGSGPRELVDHLQGMPFVLDLPFWKLPREPGKGLSQPLEPSSIPSQLNIKQAFYGKLSKLQLSSTSFNYSSGSPPFPKGLAGSVVQLSHKANFGASRSASLSLQMFADSGAVESISLQCACSLKAMIMCQGCGAFCHDDCIGPSKLCVLCLVVR, encoded by the exons ATGAAGCGCAACAGAGGGGAAGAGATAGATTTTGAGACGCCTGGGTCCATTCTTGTCAACACCAACCTCCGGGCCCTGATCAACTCGCGGACCTTCCATGCCCTGCCGTCCCACTTCCAGCAacagctcctcttcctcctgccagAAGTAGACAGACAG GTGGGGACTGATGGCCTGTTACGTCTCAGCAGCAGTGCGCTGAACAATGAATTTTTCACTCACGCAGCTCAGAGCTGGAGGGAACGCCTGGCTGATG GTGAATTCACTCATGAGATGCAGGTCAGGATACGacaagaaatggagaaggaaaagaaagtggaacaatggaaagaaaagttTTTCGAAGACTACTATGGACAGAA GTTGGGTTTAACCAAAGAAGAGTCATTGCAGCAGAATGTGGGCCAGGAGGAGGTTGAAATCAAGAGTGACCTGCATGTCTCAGAATCAACACGACCGCAGCGTGGCCCAGCTACCCGGCAGCGAGATGGTCATTTCAAGAAACGCTCTCGGCCAGATCTTCGAACCAGAGCCCGAAGGAATTTGTACAAAAGACAGGAGCCAGAACAAGCAGAGATCGCTAAAGACACACAGTCTGTGGCACCAGACATCCCCCTCCACAAGGACGGAGAGGCTAAGACCGACGCAACAGGGGTGGGCAGCCCCCACCCACCTGGCATGTCCTCCGCAGCATCTAACCCAGAGAGTCCCGAATTTCCGGCGGAAACTGTGGCCTCCCGGCTCCAGCCCAGTCCCAACGACCCAGCACGTGTCTCCGCGTCTCCAGACAGAATTCCCAGCTTGCCGCAGGAGACCGTGGATCTGGAACCCAAGGATCAGAAGAGGAAATCCTTTGAGCAGGCAACCTCTGCCTCCTTTCCCGAAAAGAAGCCCCGGCTTGAAGATCGTCAGTCCTTTCGTAACACAATTGAAAGTGTTCACGCCGAAAAGCCACAGCCCACCAAAGAGGAGCCCAAAGTCCCGCCCATCCGG ATTCAACTTTCACGTATCAAACCACCCTGGGTGGTTAAAGGTCAGCCCACTTACCAGATATGTCCCCGCATCGTCCCCATCACGGAGTCCTCCTGCCGGGGCTGGACTGGTGCCAGGACCCTTGCAGACATtaaagcccgtgctctgcaggTCCGAGGGGCGAGAGGCCACCACTGCCATCGAGAGGCGGCCACCACTGCCATCGGAGGTGGGGGTGGCCCGGGTGGAGGTGGCGGCGGGGCCACCGACGAGGGAGGCGGCAGAGGCGGcggcagtggtgatggtggtgcgGCCCGTGGCCACCCTGAGCCCCGGGGAGCCCCGGGTGCCCCTGGAGAGTGTGCGTCAGATCTACAGCGAACACAACTACTGCCGCCTTGTCCTCTAAATGGGGATCATGCTCAGGCTGAAACTGCCATGTCCAGAGCCAGGAGAGAGGACCTGGCTTCTCTCAGAAAGGAGACAAGCTGTCCACTGCAGAGGGTCCCAGATGGCCCCAACAGCGGTCTAGAAGATGCCTCCCAACTCCCTATTGCACCCACTCGGGACCCACCATGCCAGGCTCTGCCCCCACTGCCCTCTAGAGTCCCGGAACCTGAGAGGTTAGTTGAGCACCTTGTCATGCATCCAGAAGGTAGAACTGAATGTGAGTCTGCTACCACTGCCTGGGAAAGGGGTGATGAGGAGCCAGCACCTACGGTCCCCTCAGAGAATAGTCCTGTTCAGGCTCTGGCGGGGCCTGTTGGAGTAGAAGAAGGAACTGACCAGGCTCCAGACAGTGGCAGTAATCCCACCATGAAGGATCCTGTGAACATGACCCCCAGTTCCATCCCCGAATCATCCTTGGCCAGTTGCCTGCAAGACAGACCATTTGATGATGAATCAGAACTTGGTGACTCGGGCCCACCCACAAGGGAAAGTGCTTCTAGACAGGAAAACTTGAAAACGGAGGCTCCTGTCTCCCCTGGTGCTGCTCCTTGGAGGCCTGGCCTGTCAAATGACGAGGCAGGGGGACAGCCTGAACCCGACTCCAGAGAAGAGGTCCCATCCGTTAAGTCCCAGGTCAGAGAAGAGTGGGGGAAAGTGGACCCCCTCATCCCGGCATCACCTGTGAGCCAGGCGGAGGAGGGTCTGGATCTCCCCGGCCACTTGGCTTCACTCTGGACAGTGCACTCCGGCTGTGTTGACAGCAGCGGCAGCGACTGCAGACAGCTGGAAGGTGAAAAGCCCAGAATCAATGGAGACTCGGAAGCTCTGAGTCCTCACAGCGAGTCAACAGACACTGCCTCTGACTTTGAGGGCCACTTCTCCGAGGACAGCAGTGAGCCTGAGCCTAGTGAAACCTTGGGGCCGAAGAGGTCCTCAGCAGTAGAGCAGGGTGAGAAACACAATTGGAACCGCTGTGCCTCACTCTCCAAGGTGAATGGTGACCTGAATCTGGTCACCAGGACAGATGGGATGGTTGCTCCTCAGAGCTGGGTGTCTCGAGTATGTGCAGTTCCCCCAAAGATCCCGGACTCCCTGCTGCTGGCCAGTCCTGAGTACCAGCCGAGGCCTGTGTCCCTGGGCAGGCCTGTGTCCTCAGTGGAGGCTGCTAACCCCCTGGTGATGCAGTTGCTGCAGGGCCACTTGCCCCTCAAAAAGGTTCTCCCTCCAGCCCACGGCGGCAGCAAACCCGAACCCCCACGACTCCCACTTACAGCAGAGCAGAGCCCTGGTGGCTCCCTGGGGCTGGGGTCATTGCAGGATCCTGGGGAGAACAGGTGTGAAGTTGGCAAGAGCAGTCCAGAGTCTCTGCTACCTGAGAGCTGTGAAGCAAGTACCGGCTTTGCCCGACTGgaggccagccaggctcctggggCACCCCTCAAGATGTCCAAGAACGCCCTGAGTTTGGACTCTCTATATCCAGTGACCAATCCAGTGGCTGCCTCTGGGAAAGCAGAAGTGGATTTCAAAGAGCAGTTACCTCCCTTCAGTTTCGAAGATCAGAAGGAAGACCGTGACCTGACCCAGTGCAGTATTTCAAGTGCTGCCCCAGGTGTGAGTCCGGGAAATCTCACTACCTCGAGAGCCCCTCTTTTCTCATCTCCAAATGCGGCGGTCTCCTCGGGTCCTGATCAGGCAGGTCGGGCCCTGGGGGATCAGAACAGTGCGGGAGGCCAAGGGAAGAAGCTCTTTGGCTCCAAGAACGCGGCTGCAGCCATTCAGTGCCCCCGGCTGGTGGAGCCAACACCACTGCCTGCGGAGGCCCCTCCTGCTTTTCCCAATAGGAAGTCAGGGCCAGGCCAAACCTCTCTGTCTGATGGGGtgcagactgccagggaagactGGGCCCCAAAGCCACCGCCTGCTTCTGTTGGCAGCATCAAGAGCGAGAAGACTCTTGGTGGAGGACCTCTCAAGGTGGATGCAGAGAACAGAAAGGCAGTGGGGTCTGGTCCCCGGGAGCTGGTGGATCATTTGCAAGGGATGCCCTTTGTCCTTGATTTGCCCTTCTGGAAATTGCCCCGGGAGCCTGGGAAAGGGCTCAGTCAGCCTCTGGAGCCTTCTTCCATCCCCTCCCAACTCAACATCAAGCAGGCGTTTTATGGGAAGCTTTCCAAACTCCAGCTAAGTTCCACCAGCTTTAATTATTCCTCCGGCTCCCCCCCCTTTCCCAAAGGCCTGGCCGGAAGTGTGgtgcagctgagccacaaagcgAACTTCGGGGCGAGCCGCAGCGCGTCACTGTCCTTGCAGATGTTCGCCGACAGCGGCGCAGTGGAGAGCATCTCGCTGCAGTGCGCCTGCAGCCTGAAGGCCATGATCATGTGCCAGGGCTGCGGCGCCTTCTGTCATGATGACTGTATTGGACCCTCAAAGCTCTGTGTATTGTGCCTTGTGGTGAGATAA